The segment GGTTACCATAAGCGTACCCTATCCGGGGGCCAGCCCTGAGGATATCGAACGATCTGTCACGATCAAAATTGAAAATGTGATGCAGGGGCTCAAAAGCCTTAAATCCGTCAGCTCCGTAAGCAGTGAAGGGCTTTCCCGGGTCCGGGTGGAGTTTGAGGACGGAATCGATGCGGATGAGTTTGCCCGCCTTTTCCAGGAGACCAGGACACGATTCTCATCAGTGGAGCTTCCCGAGGGGACCCTGGAAGCGCAGCTTGACGATTTTTCCGCGGCTGATTTTCTACCTGTTATCGAAGTTGTACTCTCGGGCAATGTGGATTACCAGCTTCTCAGCTCTTCCGCAAATGAGCTCGAGGATCTCCTGGAAGGAATCCCGGAGGTGGCGGAGATTACCTCTGTAGGGTCCCGGGAACGCCGCATCCACGTGGATGTACTGCGGGCGAGCAGCGAGTCCCTGGGAGTCTCTCTCGGGGAGATTGCCGATACCATAAACGGGGTGAATCTGTCGATTCCGGCGGGTACGGCGTCTACGGCCAACCGTGAGTATATCGTCAGAACCCAGGGGGATACCACGGACGTCACGGGAATTTCCGAGCTCGCGATCCACCGGGACTCCTCCGGATTGCAGAGAAGTATCCGGGTCGGTGATCTGGCCGGGGTTTCCGAAGGCTTCGAAGAATCGGGGATTCAGGCCCGCTTTAACGGACGCCAGGCGATAATCCTGAGGGTGGCCAAGGTAAGCGGGGGTGATTCCGCGGAGCTTGTTTCCGGGGTCAGAGAAGTGATCTCCCGCTTCAGCCGCTACATTCCCGTGGGAATACAGGTGGATACCTTCGGCGATTCCACGGTACAGATTCGCAACAGCATCGATGTATTAAGCAGTAATGCCCTCTTCGGCCTCTTTCTGCTGACGCTGATTCTCTTTCTTTTTGTGGGTCTCAGGAACGCCCTTATTACCGGCCTGGGAATACCTGTCTCCTTTGCCATTACCCTGATTGTACTGGAGCTCAGCGGGCAGACCATAAATACCAACACCTTGTTCGGTCTGGTTCTGGTCCTGGGGCTGATCGTGGACCATGGTATAGTCATAGTGGAAAACTCCTACCGGCTGCAGCAGCAGGGCTTTACGCGGCTGCAGGCGGCGATGAGCGGGGCCAACCAGGTCGTGGGGCCGGTGCTCGCGGCCACGGGAACGACCGTTGCCGCTTTTCTGCCCCTGATGCTGCTCCCCGGGACAATCGGCAGATTTTTGCGGGTTATACCCTTTACTGTTTCCGTGGCCCTTATCGCTTCCACCCTGGAGGCGCTGGTTTTTCTTCCCGCCCATTACGCAGAGTGGCCGGGAGGCAGGAAAAAGAAAGCCGGAATTCTTGCCGGGCCCCTGGAGGGGCTGCAGAGATCTTTTGCCCGGATGCTGGCCTTTCTGTACAAACGGAAAAAACGTACCCTCGCCGGGGCCCTTCTTTTTCTTGTCGTGTCCTTTTCTCTTGTCCCCTTTATCCGGCAGGACCTTTTCAGCGCCGAGGATTTTTCCCTCTTTTATATCGATATCGAAATGCCCGTCGGGACCCCCTCCGAGGGGACTTCCGATTTTGTTGTCCGGTACGAGAATCGGATTCTCCCCCTGGTTGGAAACGGTGAAATCACCGGCCTGGCCACATCCGTCGGTTTCCGGGGCAGCGAGAACGCGAATGCCAGGCAGGGCAACCTGGCCCAGATAATTGTGGACCTGGCGGAGCAGAGGGAAGGCAGGACCCGTCCTATCAGCGTCATCATGGGCGAAATCGAGGCCCTCACAGCCGACATCGCCGGCGCAGAGGAGGTGGCGTTTCGTAAGGCGGTTAACGGACCTCCTGTTTCGCCGCCGGTGGGGTATCGTCTGTTCGGAGATGACTACGGGGAATTGCGTCGGGTCGCCGCCCGTATGCGTGAACGGCTTACGCAGTATCCCGAGCTCTTTAATATCCGGGACAATATCGAGGCGGGAACCCCGGAGATGCGGATTGTCGTCAATTCCCATCGGGCCGCTGAATTCGGCATATCTTCAGGCTACGTGGGAAGCTACCTGCGTTCCGCCCTGGAGGGCATACCGGCGGGAAGTTACTTTATCCGCAACGAGGAGGTCCCGGTTATTGTACGGTATGCGTCGGATGAGGGTGTCAGCGATATAGGCGCCATCGACGAGATGAAGATCCCCCTTCCATCGGGCGGACAGATTCCCCTCTCTTCCCTGGCGGTCCTCGAGGAGGCGGTGCCTCTGGCTTCCATCAAGCGTCTTGACGGCAAGCGGGAGGTAAACATAGAGGCCTCCGCCTACGATGAACAGAACATCCGGGAGATCAACCGGGAGATTCGGGAGTATTATGATGCAGAACTCAATCCGGAATATCCCGGAGTTGAGCTGAAAGTAGGGGGGGAATTTTCTGATCTGGACGATCTTCTCCTCCAGATCCTGCGGATATTCCTGCTGGGCATTTTCCTGATGTACATGATTCTGGGTTCCCAGTTTTCTTCCTATACCCAGCCCTTCCTAATTCTTGTGACTCTTCCCTTTGCCTTCGCGGGGATCATTACCTTCCTGGCCGTTTCGGGAACCCCCTTCTCCACAACGGTTCTCTACGCTGCCGTCGCCCTGGCGGGGATTGCCGTTAATGACAGTATTGTGTTGATCAGCTTCATCAACGAGAACAGGAAAGAGGATGTTCCGGTGATGCAGGCTGTTCTCGATGCAGCGGCGGCGCGGATGAGGCCGATACTCCTGACATCGGTAACCACCATTGCGGGACTTCTTCCGGCGGCCCTGGGCATCGGAGGCAGGTCGGTGGTCTGGGCACCCATGGCCAGTACCATTATCTTCGGACTCCTCTTTTCCACCCTGACGGCCCTGGTGGTTATTCCGCTGATCTACGGAATCTTCTACGACCGTCCCGGCAGGATGGATGCCCTCAGGGAATCAGCTCAAAGAGACGCTGAGACAGAAAGGTAAAGGCCACCAGGCCGCCGATGAGAAAGAGAACCGCGAAGGTTACGATAACTATCAGTGCCGCCCGTCCGAAGCTCCGGGTCTCTTCGTCACTCCCGGCGAAGCCCCAGAGGAGCGACGCAATGACGTTGATTACCGGGATTCCCAAAAGAAGCAGGCGAATCAGGTATCGGGTAAATATCGAATTGTTGTCTAAAGGTTGATCACCCACGGTACGAGCTTCTCCTGTTGTTTGTGTCTGCTGTATGTATCATGGATAGGGTATCCCTTCAATCCCGTAGGAGTCGATTAATGCGGCGAAGTCAGGGTTTTTCATCATGACCCTGAAGCTGTGGTCAATCGCCTCGGGATCGACCCTCTTTTCGAGTTCCGTTCCCAGACGGGCACGGGAATCCTCGTCCATACCGATGATTCTGCCGGTGATATTCTTGAAGGCGTCGAGGCTCTCCCAGAAGCGTCTTGTTTCCCGGATCTCTGCAAGATCTCCCGGAAGGGTGAAGATCTGCATAAGCCTGGCGATGCGCTCCTTCTCGTCCTCATGTAGGGAAATCGCCGGAAGGGCATCCTCTTTCCTTCGGGTCAGTTCCCTGGGAGTGGCGCTCAGCTGCTGTTCCGCACCAACTTCACTGGCGGGGCGTTTTTCAGGTTCACAGGCAACGCTGCCTTCAAGTACGCTCAGCAGGATCTGCCGTTTTTCCACCTCCAGCACCAGGTCCGTTCCGGTTACCAGGTACTCCGCCCCGGGGGTGCTGAAACGGTAATCCGGCCGGTTCTTTCCGACAATGCGGCCCCGGACACTGCCTTCCAG is part of the Marispirochaeta aestuarii genome and harbors:
- a CDS encoding efflux RND transporter permease subunit encodes the protein MNLGSFSVRNHVLVNILMFALLVLSLLSLQRMPREQFSEVPFFWVTISVPYPGASPEDIERSVTIKIENVMQGLKSLKSVSSVSSEGLSRVRVEFEDGIDADEFARLFQETRTRFSSVELPEGTLEAQLDDFSAADFLPVIEVVLSGNVDYQLLSSSANELEDLLEGIPEVAEITSVGSRERRIHVDVLRASSESLGVSLGEIADTINGVNLSIPAGTASTANREYIVRTQGDTTDVTGISELAIHRDSSGLQRSIRVGDLAGVSEGFEESGIQARFNGRQAIILRVAKVSGGDSAELVSGVREVISRFSRYIPVGIQVDTFGDSTVQIRNSIDVLSSNALFGLFLLTLILFLFVGLRNALITGLGIPVSFAITLIVLELSGQTINTNTLFGLVLVLGLIVDHGIVIVENSYRLQQQGFTRLQAAMSGANQVVGPVLAATGTTVAAFLPLMLLPGTIGRFLRVIPFTVSVALIASTLEALVFLPAHYAEWPGGRKKKAGILAGPLEGLQRSFARMLAFLYKRKKRTLAGALLFLVVSFSLVPFIRQDLFSAEDFSLFYIDIEMPVGTPSEGTSDFVVRYENRILPLVGNGEITGLATSVGFRGSENANARQGNLAQIIVDLAEQREGRTRPISVIMGEIEALTADIAGAEEVAFRKAVNGPPVSPPVGYRLFGDDYGELRRVAARMRERLTQYPELFNIRDNIEAGTPEMRIVVNSHRAAEFGISSGYVGSYLRSALEGIPAGSYFIRNEEVPVIVRYASDEGVSDIGAIDEMKIPLPSGGQIPLSSLAVLEEAVPLASIKRLDGKREVNIEASAYDEQNIREINREIREYYDAELNPEYPGVELKVGGEFSDLDDLLLQILRIFLLGIFLMYMILGSQFSSYTQPFLILVTLPFAFAGIITFLAVSGTPFSTTVLYAAVALAGIAVNDSIVLISFINENRKEDVPVMQAVLDAAAARMRPILLTSVTTIAGLLPAALGIGGRSVVWAPMASTIIFGLLFSTLTALVVIPLIYGIFYDRPGRMDALRESAQRDAETER